A single region of the Microtus ochrogaster isolate Prairie Vole_2 chromosome 2, MicOch1.0, whole genome shotgun sequence genome encodes:
- the Syna gene encoding syncytin a precursor encodes MIRPWVLCLLLVSYPSACSESWVPLINLAHRFLKDTNSSFSSDCWVCLPIQTQRSLAVPAPLTTWTDSPMKLHITYSTWTLSGPYPIADLEKRLLNFQPLTAHYSFANPDRRAIALLQLTSLTGILPLLSRLTSVKYTDDRIYESAQRPIWGPLSTQTLLASQAPLCVSRFFKDSKYATFVGNLSASLCNHTFRLLPSADHQSIDLSTSYAFAELTTMPGSKWRNPLRFSGPPSLTAGQPYYPCPVNDIHCHTYPTTPWRHCPSRPSSTCYNLTLFEPANRNDSITLSVDTTYFKMKLQGHKDPYPLFQYQPLMGAALSGQYSIWEYEPTIQENGDVTPNIFSHLLSLTYSFCLNSSGVFFLCGSSTYVCLPANWSGVCTLVFQYPNIELLPSNQTITVPLFATIPSSVSTSRGKRAVHLLPLLVGLGITSALGLSIAGVTTSTIYFQQLSKALSDSLDEIATSIITLQDQIDSLAGIVLQNRRALDLITAEKGGTCLFLQEECCFYVNQSGVVRDAARKLGERASEFRPSSSSWIQELGLGYWLPSWLSSLLGPIFFLLFLLIFGPCLLNCLTHFVSQRMSSFIQNTTKGHVDKILLLRDSQYKRLPQQPSEENAV; translated from the coding sequence ATGATCCGCCCTTGggttctctgtctcctcctcgtTTCTTACCCCTCTGCCTGTTCTGAGAGTTGGGTGCCGCTCATAAACCTCGCCCACCGCTTCCTCAAGGACACcaactcctccttctcttctgacTGCTGGGTCTGTTTGCCCATCCAAACCCAGCGCTCTCTTGCCGTCCCAGCCCCACTAACAACTTGGACCGACTCACCCATGAAACTTCATATTACATACTCGACCTGGACCCTCTCCGGCCCTTATCCTATCGCCGACCTTGAAAAACGCCTCCTGAATTTCCAACCTTTAACTGCGCATTACTCATTCGCCAATCCCGACCGGCGGGCCATTGCTCTTCTTCAGCTCACGAGCTTAACAGGCATACTCCCGCTACTTTCCCGACTCACCTCTGTGAAATATACTGATGACCGCATCTATGAATCCGCCCAGCGCCCCATATGGGGGCCGCTCTCTACGCAGACCCTTCTCGCCTCCCAGGCCCCTCTCTGTGTATCCCGTTTCTTCAAGGATTCAAAATATGCCACCTTCGTGGGcaatctctctgcctccctctgcaaCCACACCTTCCGTCTTTTGCCCTCGGCGGACCACCAATCCATTGATCTGTCCACCAGCTATGCGTTTGCCGAACTAACCACTATGCCAGGCTCTAAGTGGAGAAACCCCTTACGCTTTTCAGGACCCCCTTCCCTAACCGCAGGGCAGCCTTACTACCCTTGCCCGGTCAATGACATCCATTGTCACACCTACCCAACCACTCCCTGGAGGCACTGTCCTTCCCGTCCATCAAGCACCTGCTACAACCTCACGCTGTTTGAACCAGCCAACAGAAATGACTCCATCACCCTGTCTGTGGACACCACATACTTCAAAATGAAACTCCAGGGACACAAAGATCCCTATCCACTCTTTCAGTACCAGCCCCTCATGGGGGCAGCCCTCTCTGGACAATATTCAATCTGGGAATATGAACCCACCATCCAGGAAAATGGGGACGTCACCCCAAACATCTTCTCACATCTTCTCTCCTTAACGTACTCCTTTTGTCTCAATTCCTCCGGCGTATTCTTCCTCTGCGGAAGCTCCACGTACGTCTGTCTTCCGGCCAATTGGTCGGGTGTCTGTACCCTTGTCTTTCAATACCCAAACATTGAACTCCTTCCCAGTAACCAAACCATAACCGTCCCCCTTTTCGCTACAATTCCCTCCTCGGTCTCCACTTCTCGCGGGAAGAGAGCCGTtcacctcctccctcttcttgtGGGCCTGGGCATCACTTCCGCCCTCGGGTTAAGCATCGCTGGCGTCACCACTTCAACCATCTATTTCCAACAGCTTTCGAAGGCTCTCTCAGACAGCCTAGACGAAATAGCCACCTCCATTATTACCCTCCAAGACCAAATAGACTCGCTGGCGGGCATCGTCCTCCAAAACCGGAGAGCTCTCGACCTCATCACGGCCGAGAAAGGGggcacctgcctcttcctgcagGAAGAGTGCTGCTTCTATGTAAACCAGTCTGGAGTAGTCCGGGACGCAGCCAGGAAACTCGGAGAAAGAGCATCTGAATTCCGCCCGAGCTCCAGCTCTTGGATCCAGGAGCTGGGGTTGGGATACTGGCTGCCCTCGTGGTTGTCATCCCTCTTGggacccattttctttctcctctttctgctcaTTTTCGGGCCTTGTCTTCTTAACTGCCTGACTCATTTTGTATCCCAGCGAATGAGTTCTTTCATACAGAACACTACCAAAGGGCACGTGGACAAGATTCTTCTGCTTCGAGATTCCCAATACAAGAGACTTCCCCAGCAGCCCTCGGAGGAGAACGCAGTCTAG